The following coding sequences lie in one Rutidosis leptorrhynchoides isolate AG116_Rl617_1_P2 chromosome 6, CSIRO_AGI_Rlap_v1, whole genome shotgun sequence genomic window:
- the LOC139852207 gene encoding eukaryotic translation initiation factor 3 subunit E-like — protein sequence MVRALILKSNTSTSMVGTIGGYMNFDPEQIEALYQYAKFQFKCGNNSKVVDYLYQYQSLCTNAERCLSVYWGKLAAKILMQNWDIALKELKRLKDIIVSKNITSSLNQV from the exons ATGGTAAGAGCCTTGATACTGAAGTCCAACACAAGTACATCTATGGTGGGAACCATTGGTGGGTACATGAAT TTTGATCCTGAACAGATAGAAGCGTTGTATCAATATGCAAAATTTCAGTTTAAGTGTGGGAATAACTCAAAAGTTGTTGATTACTTATACCAGTACCAATCCTTGTGCACCAATGCTGAAAGGTGTTTGAGTGTTTATTGGGGAAAGCTAGCTGCTAAAATACTCATGCAGAATTGGGATATAGCCCTCAAAGAGCTTAAACGTTTGAAGGATATAATAGTCTCAAAG AACATTACTTCTTCATTGAATCAAGTTTAA